In Clostridium sp., one DNA window encodes the following:
- a CDS encoding penicillin-binding transpeptidase domain-containing protein, with protein sequence MKLKEKEKLSRYTVLVIIMVSIFSIMIGKLFSLQVVKGSQYKETATNRSIREISDQAPRGDILDRNGEVLATSVQSYTLVYNETDESDKHFFQTMHKVFEILDKNGENQQDDFELKINPFKFEFRSDDPKTRRNLEIKFKRDRGLNEDIESEIKKKDENISEDELIKQVNDRLLKISPEETYKLLLKQYQISNKYPLEEQRRFMIIKDTIKMHSFSGYDPVVIANISKATALKFSQMLNDLPGVDVNTQPMRSYPNKDLASAVLGYISKISSTDYNKYKAKGYDPNTDYVGQAGIEAALEDELKGKKGGRRVKLNSNGKIIEEMGTEKASPGNTVQLTIQKNVQEAAEKALDSRMEQLQSDPYGQERSDTTNATRAAAVVIDVKTGGVIALASRPGYDPNLFSSPGKLTSDQYSKYFNPDLDKFGREYISKRGITSLYPGASEEDVLNILFPLDKSIKGNTTIRQDVYDIYAKPFYNYATQSLIPPGSTFKPMTAIAGLESGAITPDFVVNDTGTFDKGGGNIVHFDLDGSNGPVNLARAIERSSNPYFMTVGKLIRDNFGDDTLAKYAWKFGLGADPKSKATPTTGIEIPEKFGQVYNTTSNKNAFANTYLWKTMEILKEGQDDRGNKVVTVNLYDNASDSDEVKNIKKSIKNLIQDCIKNGNKSFDRSQYKKLFSELTSTDPANKKEITDKQMSNLLDILYYITVSDAHVQLTVPANIEDASIGQGLNQFTPLQMANYIATIANGGTRYKVHLVEKILDSNGKVVKNVKPEVAEKTGVNASNIASVKAGMEAVNEKGTAAQTFASFPIKTAGKTGTASIGSQDHMAMIGRTDYAEYVGYAPLDNPQIAVCVVVFDGGMGAGSAQVARDIYSAYFGLDKNSK encoded by the coding sequence ATGAAGCTGAAAGAAAAGGAGAAGTTATCCAGATATACTGTACTTGTTATAATAATGGTAAGTATTTTCAGTATTATGATAGGTAAGCTTTTTTCACTTCAAGTTGTAAAGGGTTCTCAATATAAAGAGACCGCCACCAACAGGTCTATAAGGGAGATATCTGATCAGGCTCCACGGGGAGATATACTGGATAGAAATGGAGAAGTACTTGCCACAAGTGTCCAAAGCTATACTCTGGTTTATAATGAAACGGATGAAAGTGACAAGCACTTTTTTCAGACGATGCACAAGGTTTTTGAAATTTTGGATAAAAATGGAGAAAACCAGCAGGATGATTTTGAATTAAAAATAAATCCTTTTAAATTTGAATTCAGAAGTGATGATCCAAAGACGAGAAGAAATCTGGAGATAAAGTTCAAGAGAGACAGAGGATTGAATGAGGATATAGAATCAGAAATAAAGAAAAAGGACGAGAATATATCCGAGGATGAGCTTATAAAACAGGTAAATGACAGACTGCTTAAGATTTCACCTGAAGAAACATATAAGCTTTTATTGAAGCAGTATCAAATAAGCAATAAATATCCACTTGAAGAACAGAGAAGATTCATGATCATCAAGGACACTATAAAGATGCACAGCTTTTCAGGATATGATCCGGTTGTAATAGCCAATATCAGCAAGGCTACTGCATTGAAATTTTCCCAGATGCTCAATGATCTTCCAGGAGTGGATGTGAATACCCAGCCTATGAGATCGTATCCCAACAAGGATCTGGCCTCTGCGGTTCTGGGTTATATATCCAAAATAAGCAGTACGGATTACAATAAGTACAAGGCAAAGGGCTATGATCCAAATACTGATTATGTAGGACAGGCGGGTATTGAAGCTGCACTTGAGGATGAGCTCAAAGGTAAAAAGGGAGGCAGACGGGTAAAGCTCAACAGCAATGGAAAGATAATTGAGGAAATGGGAACAGAGAAAGCTTCTCCGGGAAATACAGTACAGCTTACGATACAGAAAAATGTTCAGGAAGCGGCAGAAAAAGCACTTGATAGCAGAATGGAACAATTGCAGTCCGATCCTTATGGGCAGGAAAGATCCGATACTACAAATGCAACAAGGGCTGCAGCCGTGGTTATAGATGTAAAGACAGGCGGGGTAATTGCACTTGCAAGCAGACCTGGTTATGATCCTAATCTCTTTTCATCGCCCGGGAAGCTGACTTCCGACCAGTACAGCAAGTACTTTAATCCGGATTTAGATAAATTTGGCAGGGAATATATAAGCAAAAGGGGAATTACCAGTCTTTATCCGGGAGCCAGTGAGGAGGATGTCCTCAATATATTGTTTCCGCTGGACAAGAGTATAAAAGGCAATACAACTATAAGACAGGATGTATATGATATATATGCGAAACCATTTTACAATTATGCTACGCAGTCTCTTATACCTCCAGGATCTACCTTCAAACCAATGACTGCTATAGCAGGCCTTGAAAGCGGAGCTATAACTCCAGACTTTGTTGTAAATGATACAGGTACCTTTGATAAAGGCGGGGGGAATATAGTACACTTTGATCTTGATGGATCAAATGGACCTGTAAATCTTGCAAGGGCCATAGAGAGATCCAGCAACCCTTACTTTATGACTGTAGGGAAACTTATAAGGGATAACTTTGGAGATGACACGCTGGCCAAGTATGCATGGAAGTTCGGACTCGGAGCAGACCCGAAGAGCAAGGCGACACCGACTACGGGAATAGAAATACCTGAAAAATTCGGCCAGGTATATAATACAACTTCAAATAAAAATGCTTTTGCCAATACGTACTTGTGGAAGACAATGGAAATACTTAAAGAAGGGCAGGATGACAGGGGAAATAAAGTTGTTACTGTCAACCTATATGATAATGCCAGTGATTCCGATGAAGTCAAAAATATAAAAAAGAGTATCAAAAATTTGATTCAGGATTGTATTAAAAACGGGAACAAGTCTTTTGACAGGTCACAATATAAAAAATTGTTTTCAGAACTTACATCAACAGATCCTGCAAACAAAAAAGAAATTACCGACAAGCAGATGAGCAATTTACTGGACATATTATATTATATAACTGTATCGGACGCCCATGTACAGCTGACAGTGCCGGCCAATATAGAAGATGCATCTATAGGGCAGGGACTTAATCAATTTACTCCGCTGCAGATGGCGAATTATATTGCTACAATTGCAAATGGAGGCACACGATATAAAGTTCATCTGGTAGAGAAAATACTTGATTCCAATGGCAAGGTTGTTAAGAATGTAAAGCCAGAAGTGGCAGAAAAAACAGGAGTGAATGCTTCAAACATAGCTTCAGTAAAAGCCGGAATGGAGGCAGTTAATGAAAAAGGTACTGCAGCCCAGACATTTGCAAGTTTCCCTATAAAAACCGCAGGTAAGACAGGTACAGCCAGCATTGGAAGCCAGGATCACATGGCCATGATTGGAAGAACTGATTATGCAGAGTATGTAGGATATGCACCTCTTGACAATCCTCAGATAGCTGTATGTGTGGTAGTATTTGACGGAGGTATGGGAGCCGGTTCCGCCCAGGTTGCAAGAGATATATATTCAGCTTATTTTGGACTTGATAAAAATTCAAAATAA
- the mreD gene encoding rod shape-determining protein MreD, with protein MKKILILFSLSIILFILDNAVVPFFSIKTIYPSLIFVFAISYSIISGSYEGLWLGVFTGILQDIYFIDGFWINSFVNMIICVIGGFIGSNIFREKKFIPVISCFFLSVLKGMMLFVILWLSGAEVNMVNIFFTSIYNMVVCIFMYNMVYKLCRKSYMISEWKF; from the coding sequence ATGAAAAAGATATTAATATTATTTTCCCTATCTATAATACTCTTTATACTTGACAATGCAGTTGTACCTTTTTTCTCCATAAAAACAATATATCCCAGCCTGATCTTTGTATTTGCCATATCTTATTCAATTATAAGCGGAAGTTATGAAGGACTTTGGCTGGGAGTATTTACTGGAATACTTCAGGACATTTATTTTATTGATGGATTCTGGATAAATTCTTTTGTAAACATGATAATATGTGTTATTGGAGGATTTATAGGATCCAACATATTCAGAGAAAAGAAATTTATTCCTGTAATTTCCTGTTTTTTCTTATCAGTATTAAAGGGAATGATGCTTTTTGTCATACTGTGGTTAAGTGGTGCCGAAGTGAATATGGTAAATATATTTTTTACAAGTATTTATAATATGGTCGTTTGTATATTTATGTATAATATGGTATACAAACTCTGCAGAAAGAGTTACATGATAAGTGAATGGAAATTTTAA
- the minE gene encoding cell division topological specificity factor MinE has translation MDLFRIFSRQPSKDVAKERLRLILIHDRSNMSPDLLENIKEDILKVLSKYIEIDCEDINVKMTSTEDMGKDSPALVASIPIKKVKHKK, from the coding sequence ATGGACTTATTTAGGATCTTTTCCAGGCAGCCTTCGAAGGATGTGGCCAAAGAGAGATTGAGACTCATACTCATACACGATAGATCCAATATGTCTCCTGATTTATTGGAAAATATAAAGGAAGATATTTTAAAGGTGCTTTCAAAGTATATAGAAATCGACTGTGAAGATATAAATGTGAAGATGACAAGTACGGAAGATATGGGAAAGGATTCTCCGGCATTGGTTGCAAGTATACCCATAAAAAAGGTAAAACACAAAAAATAA
- the minC gene encoding septum site-determining protein MinC has product MDDGIVVKGNRDGINIIININKFRDFDDMVEALNNRLSAGKIFYKGCTLKITTDLKYINERQYRKLKDILFEKFLVKDCIFEDRKERPNKIFSGIYEGRTKFLRRTVRSGQIINYSGNVVVIGDVNSGSEIYAGGNIIVFGALRGYANAGVGGNSKAIVASFYLEPEVLQIANVITRSPEDNIKPQYPEVARVRGNTIIVEPYLPNKFL; this is encoded by the coding sequence ATGGATGATGGTATAGTTGTAAAGGGAAATAGGGACGGAATAAACATAATTATAAATATAAATAAATTCAGAGATTTTGACGATATGGTTGAAGCCTTAAATAACAGGCTTTCAGCCGGAAAAATATTTTATAAGGGATGTACCTTGAAAATAACCACAGATTTGAAATACATAAATGAAAGACAGTATAGAAAACTTAAAGACATATTATTTGAGAAATTTTTAGTCAAGGATTGTATATTTGAAGACAGGAAAGAAAGGCCAAACAAGATATTTTCTGGAATTTATGAAGGCAGGACAAAATTTCTCCGACGTACCGTAAGAAGTGGACAAATTATAAATTATTCAGGAAATGTAGTTGTGATTGGAGATGTAAATTCTGGTTCTGAAATATATGCAGGAGGTAATATAATTGTATTTGGTGCACTCAGAGGGTATGCCAATGCTGGAGTTGGCGGAAATTCAAAAGCAATAGTTGCTTCATTTTATCTGGAGCCTGAAGTGCTTCAGATTGCCAATGTAATTACAAGATCACCGGAAGATAATATTAAACCACAATATCCTGAGGTAGCAAGAGTGAGAGGTAATACTATAATAGTTGAACCTTACCTGCCTAATAAATTTTTATGA
- the mreC gene encoding rod shape-determining protein MreC, giving the protein MKFFRNKLAVTIVVLSVTFLILISFSVKNNNVFFMRNTAGVTFNSIQGGVYKLNNGIKQFLSFIINFSVVKSQNEELIKKNSELENKLVEYNSLKNENVSLRKELDFKKERAEYKYIGCDIIGKGGNNVLDQFTINRGSNDGIKRRMVALTSDGLVGQVTHVEKNWSIVQSLANENLAVGGEPEKKENSDEIYGQGIVKGYRDKSNNLLAKIYYLPVDSKIKKGDSILTSGIDNSYPKGIRIGSVISVELDKGKVMKNAVIKPYVDFDKIQEVLIVVPKNQIDVKY; this is encoded by the coding sequence ATGAAATTCTTTAGAAATAAACTGGCGGTTACTATAGTCGTACTGTCAGTTACATTTTTAATTTTAATTTCTTTTAGTGTAAAAAATAATAATGTATTTTTTATGAGAAATACTGCAGGAGTTACATTTAATTCTATACAGGGCGGAGTTTACAAATTAAATAATGGTATAAAACAGTTTCTGAGTTTTATAATAAACTTTTCTGTTGTGAAAAGCCAGAATGAAGAACTTATTAAGAAAAATAGTGAATTGGAAAATAAGCTTGTAGAATATAATTCTCTAAAAAATGAAAATGTCAGTTTAAGGAAAGAACTGGACTTTAAAAAGGAAAGAGCTGAATATAAATATATAGGATGTGACATAATAGGCAAGGGCGGAAACAATGTTCTTGATCAATTTACCATAAACAGGGGAAGCAATGACGGCATAAAAAGGCGGATGGTTGCTCTTACATCTGATGGGCTTGTAGGACAGGTAACACATGTGGAAAAAAACTGGTCCATAGTCCAGTCCCTTGCAAATGAAAACCTTGCTGTAGGTGGTGAACCTGAGAAAAAGGAAAATTCGGATGAAATTTATGGACAGGGGATTGTTAAAGGATATAGAGATAAATCCAATAATTTGCTTGCAAAAATATATTATCTTCCGGTTGATTCCAAAATTAAGAAGGGAGATAGTATATTGACCTCTGGAATTGATAATTCTTATCCAAAGGGGATAAGAATTGGAAGTGTCATAAGTGTGGAATTGGATAAAGGCAAGGTAATGAAAAATGCTGTAATAAAACCTTATGTGGATTTTGACAAAATTCAGGAGGTACTTATAGTAGTTCCAAAAAATCAAATAGATGTGAAGTACTAA
- the mgsA gene encoding methylglyoxal synthase, which produces MKIAFIAHDKKKDDIIDFARRYKDIFEEHELFATGTTGRLINEITGLKVHRFLSGPLGGDQQIGGRVAQGDIDMVFFLRDPLTAQPHEPDVAALLRICDVHSVPLATNLAAAEIFAKVIGMHSQK; this is translated from the coding sequence ATGAAAATTGCATTTATCGCCCATGATAAAAAAAAGGATGACATAATTGATTTTGCAAGAAGATACAAGGATATTTTTGAAGAACATGAACTGTTTGCAACGGGTACTACTGGAAGGCTCATAAACGAAATTACAGGATTAAAAGTTCACAGATTTCTTTCAGGACCACTTGGCGGGGATCAGCAGATAGGCGGGAGAGTTGCACAGGGGGATATCGATATGGTATTTTTCCTCAGGGATCCGCTTACTGCACAGCCTCATGAGCCTGATGTAGCCGCATTATTGAGGATATGTGACGTACACAGTGTACCACTTGCCACTAATCTGGCTGCGGCAGAGATATTTGCAAAGGTAATAGGCATGCATTCTCAAAAATAG
- the rodA gene encoding rod shape-determining protein RodA — protein sequence MLEKFAIDRRFLRELDFTIIITIIVISIFGSLNIYSATRMTHGFSTFKSQIIWIIGGIILTYIVLVIDYTKIKNYASIIYWFGVFLLVLNCIPGLKSTVNGAASWISLGFISFQPSEIAKTGIIVMLAKKLDDMKGNINNLRNFCELTLYAVIPMALIIQQPDMGMTMVCFFTVLGIYFGAGLNSKTIAGGIVAVAAAVTMAWKFSLIEEYQKKRIVSLFDPVKYEMSYSLQLRQSQIGIGSGGILGKGFLNGTQISGGYVPFASTDFIFSVVGEEWGFLGASLLILFYGIVLYRIISIAREAKDIFGSMVCIGVVSTMLFSILQNIGMTIGLLPITGITLPFMSYGGSSILTAFINIAMVLNIGMRRKKINF from the coding sequence ATGCTGGAGAAGTTTGCTATAGACAGAAGGTTCCTCAGGGAACTTGATTTTACAATAATAATAACTATAATAGTTATTTCAATATTTGGAAGCCTGAACATATATAGTGCAACGCGTATGACACATGGCTTTTCAACTTTTAAAAGTCAGATTATATGGATAATTGGCGGAATTATACTTACCTATATCGTACTGGTAATAGACTATACAAAAATAAAAAATTATGCAAGTATAATATATTGGTTCGGGGTATTTTTGCTTGTTTTAAACTGTATTCCAGGATTGAAATCAACAGTTAACGGGGCTGCATCATGGATAAGTCTGGGATTTATTTCTTTTCAACCTTCTGAGATTGCCAAAACAGGGATAATTGTCATGCTTGCAAAAAAGCTGGATGACATGAAGGGAAACATAAACAACCTGAGAAATTTTTGTGAGCTCACACTATATGCAGTCATACCTATGGCGCTTATAATACAGCAGCCTGACATGGGGATGACAATGGTATGCTTTTTTACGGTGCTCGGAATATATTTTGGAGCTGGATTGAACTCTAAGACAATAGCTGGTGGAATAGTAGCTGTTGCTGCAGCTGTAACTATGGCGTGGAAATTTTCTCTGATAGAGGAGTACCAGAAAAAGAGAATCGTATCCTTGTTTGACCCTGTAAAATATGAAATGTCATATTCACTTCAATTGAGACAATCCCAGATAGGAATTGGTTCAGGCGGTATACTCGGAAAGGGATTTTTAAACGGAACACAGATTTCCGGAGGATATGTTCCCTTTGCCTCTACGGATTTCATATTTTCAGTAGTTGGTGAGGAATGGGGATTTTTAGGTGCTTCACTTCTCATATTATTTTATGGCATTGTGCTTTACAGAATAATAAGCATAGCAAGAGAGGCAAAAGACATATTCGGATCAATGGTATGTATAGGAGTAGTTTCCACTATGCTTTTTTCAATACTGCAGAATATAGGAATGACTATAGGATTGCTTCCAATAACAGGTATAACCCTTCCATTTATGAGTTATGGAGGAAGTTCAATATTGACGGCATTTATCAATATAGCAATGGTTCTCAACATAGGAATGAGAAGAAAGAAGATCAACTTCTAA
- the minD gene encoding septum site-determining protein MinD: MGEAIVVTSGKGGVGKTTTTANIGTGLAALGKSVVVVDGDTGLRNLDVLMGLENRIVFTLIDVIEEKCKLKQALIKDKKFPNLYLLPTAQTRDKEDIDGKDMLELISELKKEFDYVLIDCPAGIEQGFENAIVGADRALIVVNPEVTSVRDSDRVIGKLDSKGLENHQLIVNRINYEMTKKGEMLDVDDILDSLAIKLIGVVPDDREITVSTNRGEPIVLNAKSISGQAFKNIARRIEGEEVPFMDLTQGQEGFFSSLKKLFGIK, from the coding sequence ATGGGAGAAGCAATCGTGGTAACATCAGGCAAAGGAGGAGTTGGAAAGACTACTACTACGGCTAATATAGGGACGGGACTGGCTGCATTGGGGAAAAGTGTAGTTGTAGTTGATGGTGATACAGGACTGAGAAATTTGGATGTACTAATGGGGCTGGAAAATAGGATCGTATTTACGCTTATCGATGTAATAGAAGAAAAATGTAAATTAAAGCAGGCTCTTATAAAGGACAAGAAATTTCCAAATTTGTATCTTTTGCCTACGGCTCAAACCAGAGACAAGGAAGATATAGATGGCAAGGACATGCTTGAGCTGATATCAGAACTAAAGAAGGAGTTCGATTATGTTTTGATTGACTGTCCTGCCGGAATTGAACAGGGATTTGAAAATGCAATTGTAGGTGCAGACAGGGCTTTGATTGTAGTTAATCCCGAAGTTACATCTGTAAGGGATTCTGACAGGGTTATCGGGAAATTGGATTCTAAGGGTCTCGAAAATCATCAGCTCATAGTAAACAGAATAAACTATGAGATGACAAAAAAAGGTGAAATGCTTGATGTAGATGACATACTGGATAGTCTTGCCATAAAGCTTATAGGAGTGGTACCTGATGACAGGGAAATAACTGTATCCACAAACAGGGGGGAACCTATAGTTTTAAATGCGAAATCCATATCTGGACAAGCATTTAAGAATATTGCTAGAAGGATAGAGGGAGAAGAAGTGCCATTTATGGATCTAACGCAGGGACAAGAAGGATTTTTTTCATCCTTAAAAAAATTATTTGGGATTAAATAG